The Inediibacterium massiliense genome has a segment encoding these proteins:
- the spoVAD gene encoding stage V sporulation protein AD, with protein MLKGHSSWVFDSKPVILSSAAVGGPFEAKGNLADDFDILHDDLWLGQDSFEKAEKKLLEQACEKVIEKSGKKKEDIDFFISGDLMNQITPSSFTARTLGVPYLGVFGACSSSMEGLSLASLLVDSKAANYVLAGASSHNASAEKQFRYPTEYGAQKPPTSQWTVTGAGAALISSKGEGPKVTCATIGRIVDMGISDPFNMGSAMAPAAVDTIEAHFRDLNRDLSYYDVIATGDLGEIGHRICKDLLHKHGMNIPESILTDCGIMIYKKDQPVMAGASGCGCSATVTYGHFLNRMRRGELKRILIVATGALMSPMSYQQKESIPCIAHAVSIEMEV; from the coding sequence ATGCTTAAAGGTCATAGTTCTTGGGTTTTTGATTCAAAACCTGTTATTTTATCTTCTGCAGCAGTAGGAGGACCTTTTGAAGCAAAGGGAAATCTAGCAGATGATTTTGATATTTTACATGATGATTTATGGTTAGGACAAGACAGCTTTGAAAAAGCAGAAAAAAAACTTTTAGAGCAAGCATGTGAAAAAGTTATTGAAAAATCAGGTAAGAAGAAAGAAGATATAGATTTTTTTATTAGTGGGGATTTGATGAATCAAATTACACCAAGCAGCTTTACAGCTAGAACTTTGGGAGTTCCGTATTTAGGAGTTTTTGGAGCTTGTTCTAGTTCTATGGAAGGATTATCTTTAGCTTCTCTTTTGGTAGATAGTAAAGCTGCAAATTATGTGTTAGCAGGAGCAAGTAGTCATAATGCATCGGCGGAAAAGCAGTTTAGATACCCAACAGAATACGGTGCTCAAAAGCCTCCTACATCTCAATGGACAGTAACAGGAGCAGGAGCAGCACTCATAAGTTCAAAAGGAGAGGGACCTAAGGTTACATGTGCTACTATTGGAAGAATCGTAGATATGGGAATTTCAGATCCCTTTAATATGGGTTCAGCCATGGCTCCAGCAGCAGTAGATACAATAGAAGCTCATTTCAGAGATTTGAATAGGGATCTATCTTATTATGATGTTATAGCTACAGGAGATTTAGGAGAAATAGGGCATAGGATTTGTAAAGATCTTTTGCATAAACATGGGATGAATATTCCAGAGAGTATTTTAACAGATTGCGGCATTATGATTTATAAAAAAGATCAGCCTGTAATGGCAGGAGCTAGTGGATGTGGTTGTTCTGCTACAGTGACCTATGGTCATTTTTTAAATAGAATGAGAAGAGGAGAGTTAAAAAGAATATTAATAGTAGCTACAGGAGCATTGATGTCTCCTATGTCTTATCAACAAAAGGAAAGTATACCTTGTATTGCTCATGCTGTGTCTATTGAAATGGAGGTATAG
- a CDS encoding glycosyl hydrolase family 18 protein, whose translation MIVGKNIKEGEKMARENQVYIVQPGDTLYLIAQKFNTIVESIMELNNLTDPTVVPGQRLKIPLYTEAVVTADVANVRLRGGIEYPVVAQVNKNARLPVTGLSKGWYKVILYNGNHGWIDGTLVKRFVYDGSKPIISNLSYYTLSEGPALPSSYESFVKNTSQISEGALFLFRMDRENPTQIEKFGDFTDEYVNNIVTIGHRQNIKMMPVVHNLLYKDGGTRVSKDVVRKMVSSRQNRQDFIQNIIKLIEKYNFDGVNIDIEDVYLEDSKNLSAFFKELGTALKRRGYYLSASIPARVSDEPFNPFSDPFDYEAIGKAVDEFVVMLYNEHGWPGSGPGPVVSIGWMDRVLRYTMTKMPKEKIVAAVSVFGFDFNLTTGRNTYVTYEMAMNLAKKYNKKIIFDEKTQTPTFSYVDERGNQHEVWFEDAESIYAKAQKAWELGIKGLALWRLGMEDPNMWTVFKEDLVIKRDF comes from the coding sequence ATGATAGTAGGAAAGAATATAAAAGAAGGTGAAAAGATGGCTAGAGAGAACCAAGTATATATTGTACAGCCTGGAGATACACTTTATTTAATTGCACAAAAGTTTAACACAATAGTAGAAAGTATTATGGAGTTAAATAACTTAACAGATCCAACTGTAGTACCAGGTCAAAGATTAAAAATTCCACTGTATACAGAGGCTGTAGTTACTGCAGATGTGGCAAATGTTAGATTAAGAGGAGGTATCGAGTATCCTGTTGTGGCACAAGTGAATAAAAATGCTCGTCTTCCAGTAACTGGTTTATCAAAAGGATGGTATAAGGTAATACTGTATAATGGAAATCATGGTTGGATTGATGGTACACTTGTTAAAAGATTTGTATATGATGGATCTAAACCTATTATTAGTAATCTTTCCTATTATACATTATCAGAAGGACCTGCACTTCCTAGTTCTTATGAATCTTTTGTAAAAAATACATCTCAGATATCAGAAGGAGCTTTATTTCTTTTTAGAATGGATAGAGAAAATCCAACACAAATCGAAAAATTTGGAGATTTTACAGATGAATATGTAAATAATATAGTAACAATTGGACATAGACAAAATATTAAAATGATGCCTGTTGTCCATAATCTTCTTTATAAGGATGGAGGAACAAGGGTTTCAAAGGATGTAGTTAGAAAAATGGTTTCTTCTAGACAAAACCGTCAAGATTTTATTCAAAATATTATTAAACTTATTGAAAAATATAATTTTGATGGTGTAAATATAGATATTGAGGATGTATATTTAGAAGATAGTAAAAATTTATCAGCATTTTTCAAAGAATTAGGAACAGCACTTAAAAGAAGAGGCTATTATTTATCAGCATCTATTCCTGCAAGAGTGAGTGATGAACCTTTTAATCCTTTTTCAGATCCCTTTGATTATGAAGCCATAGGAAAAGCGGTAGATGAATTTGTAGTTATGCTATACAATGAGCATGGATGGCCTGGCAGTGGACCAGGACCTGTTGTATCTATAGGATGGATGGATAGAGTTTTAAGATATACAATGACAAAAATGCCAAAAGAAAAAATTGTTGCAGCTGTTTCTGTTTTTGGATTTGACTTTAATCTTACAACAGGAAGAAATACTTATGTAACTTATGAGATGGCTATGAATTTAGCAAAAAAATATAATAAAAAAATTATTTTTGATGAAAAAACACAGACACCTACATTTTCTTATGTGGATGAAAGAGGTAATCAACATGAAGTATGGTTTGAAGATGCAGAAAGTATTTATGCCAAAGCACAAAAAGCATGGGAACTTGGGATCAAAGGACTTGCTCTTTGGAGATTAGGAATGGAAGATCCTAATATGTGGACTGTATTTAAAGAAGATTTAGTAATCAAAAGAGATTTTTAA
- the spoVAE gene encoding stage V sporulation protein AE, with protein MEKFFWAFVVGGLICVIGQIMLDVFKLTPAHTTSTLVVVGAILGGFGFYDPLVKFAGAGASIPICSFGNALVKGALAEAKTHGLIGVLTGIFEVTSAGISAAIIFGFMGALIFKPKG; from the coding sequence ATGGAAAAATTTTTTTGGGCTTTTGTAGTAGGGGGATTGATATGTGTAATTGGACAAATTATGTTAGATGTATTTAAACTGACTCCAGCTCACACTACTAGCACTTTAGTAGTGGTAGGAGCTATATTAGGAGGGTTTGGATTTTATGATCCTTTGGTAAAATTTGCAGGAGCAGGAGCATCTATTCCTATTTGCAGCTTTGGAAATGCTTTGGTCAAAGGGGCATTAGCAGAGGCAAAAACACATGGGTTAATAGGTGTATTAACAGGAATATTCGAAGTGACCAGTGCTGGAATTTCAGCTGCTATTATATTTGGATTTATGGGTGCATTGATTTTTAAGCCAAAAGGATAA
- a CDS encoding DUF421 domain-containing protein encodes MENWIEILLRSIGLFFITFLMIRIIGQRQISRVTPFQFVYYTAIAVLAALISVNMIPNLAFGFIALGVWTILPIIFEYISLKSKALHDVIYGKENILIRNGKIMEENMSQLKITGEELLRELRYKNIFNLADVEFAIMESTGELNVLLKSDKQPITPCDMGKEVPNQKVPQTIILDGNILDEPLSTIGLDRNWVKLQLDGQGISLDNVFLGQVDGDSELYLDLFDDAIQVAQPKVKELLYANLQKCEADFFSFFMETKDENVKKMYLYHANQIKEILNQLKPYLLH; translated from the coding sequence ATGGAAAATTGGATTGAAATTTTACTAAGATCAATAGGCTTATTTTTTATAACTTTTTTAATGATTCGAATCATTGGACAAAGACAAATAAGCAGGGTGACGCCTTTTCAATTTGTATATTATACTGCTATTGCTGTATTGGCTGCTTTAATCTCTGTAAATATGATTCCCAATCTTGCATTTGGCTTCATTGCTCTGGGCGTATGGACAATACTCCCGATTATATTTGAATATATCTCTTTAAAGAGCAAGGCTTTACATGATGTAATTTATGGAAAAGAAAATATACTCATTAGAAATGGAAAGATAATGGAAGAAAATATGAGTCAGTTAAAGATTACAGGAGAAGAACTTTTAAGAGAACTTAGGTATAAAAATATTTTTAATTTAGCAGATGTAGAATTTGCCATTATGGAGTCTACAGGAGAGTTAAATGTTTTATTAAAATCAGACAAGCAACCCATTACTCCATGTGATATGGGAAAGGAAGTACCCAATCAAAAAGTACCTCAAACCATTATATTAGATGGAAATATATTAGATGAGCCCCTCAGTACAATTGGGCTTGATAGAAATTGGGTAAAACTTCAACTAGATGGGCAAGGCATATCTTTAGATAATGTATTTTTAGGACAAGTAGATGGTGATTCGGAGCTTTATTTAGATTTGTTTGATGATGCTATACAAGTGGCACAACCTAAAGTAAAAGAACTACTGTATGCCAATCTTCAAAAATGTGAAGCAGATTTTTTTAGTTTTTTCATGGAAACGAAAGATGAAAATGTAAAGAAGATGTATCTGTATCATGCAAATCAAATAAAAGAGATACTCAATCAATTAAAACCGTACTTATTACATTAG
- a CDS encoding pyruvate carboxylase: MKKFKRVLVANRGEIAIRIFRACSELGIRTVAVYSDEDKNSLFRTKADESYLIGKNKGPVEAYLDMEEIINIALKKGVDAIHPGYGFLSENSEFARKCEEAGIEFIGPTHEMMDQLGDKIKSKLVANKVGVPTIPGIEKPVTSDEEAIEFARFCGYPVILKAAAGGGGRGMRIVREEKDLLTEFRSAKNEAKKAFGIDDMFIEKYLEKPKHIEVQVLGDRYGNIVHLYERDCSIQRRHQKVIEFTPALSITEEQRREICADALKIARAVDYRSAGTVEFLVDIKGNHYFIEMNPRIQVEHTVTEMVTGIDIVQSQILIAQGYKLDSKEIGIKSQEDIHPRGYSIQCRITTEDPLNQFAPDTGRIDTYRTGSGFGIRLDGGSGFTGSIISPYYDSLLVKATSWSRTFEDAIRKVNRAIREVKIRGVKTNIPFLVNVLNHEEFKKGTCHTGFIGENPELFDIIPKADKELRVLNFIGEKVVNETKGNKKEFDVPVVPKLEIPNSLEGSKQILEKEGALGLVRWIKNQDKLLLTDTTMRDAHQSLMATRIRTKDMERIAKATSVLGKDLFSLEMWGGATFDVAYRFLKESPWKRLESLREKVPNILFQMLIRGANGVGYKNYPDNVIREFIKESAQSGIDVFRIFDSLNWLKGMEVAIDEVLKSGKIAEACMCYTGDILDDKRDKYTLKYYIDLAKEIEKTGAHILAIKDMAALLKPHSAFKLIKALKEEISIPIHLHTHDTSGNGVATVLMAAEAGVDIVDTAFNSMSGLTSQPALNSVVAALENTSRDTKISLDHIQKISDYWRDVRPVYEKFESGLKSGTAEIYKYEIPGGQYSNLKPQVESFGLGHRFNEIKEMYKKVNEMLGDIIKVTPSSKVVGDMAIFMVKNDLTPENIYEKAVDMAFPDSVVSYFKGMIGQPMGGFPEKLQKLVLRGEEPVTCRPGELLEPEDFDKIEKVLEEKFDIHPTKKDVLSYALYPKVYEEYMEYVKEYGDFSQMGSDIYFHGLSEGETCEVEIEEGKVLVIKLLEIGRLDEEGNRTVLYEVNDSRRAVKIQDKDNGAVKKELNYVQKADPSDPLEIGASIPGNIIKILVKEGEEVKENQIVAVVEAMKMETNITTSTSGSIESIPVKEGQQVNVGDLVIKLSK; encoded by the coding sequence ATGAAAAAATTTAAAAGAGTTTTAGTAGCAAATAGAGGAGAGATTGCTATAAGAATATTTAGAGCATGTAGTGAGCTAGGTATTCGTACAGTAGCAGTTTATTCTGATGAAGATAAGAATTCACTGTTTAGGACAAAAGCGGATGAATCCTATTTAATAGGTAAAAATAAAGGACCTGTAGAAGCTTATTTAGATATGGAAGAAATTATCAATATTGCGTTAAAAAAAGGTGTAGATGCCATTCATCCAGGATATGGGTTCTTATCTGAAAATTCAGAATTTGCCAGAAAATGTGAAGAAGCAGGAATTGAGTTTATAGGTCCTACTCATGAGATGATGGATCAATTAGGAGATAAAATCAAATCAAAATTGGTAGCAAATAAAGTAGGGGTTCCTACCATACCAGGGATTGAAAAACCTGTTACATCTGATGAAGAAGCTATTGAGTTTGCAAGATTTTGTGGATATCCTGTCATATTAAAAGCTGCTGCTGGTGGCGGTGGAAGAGGTATGAGAATTGTTCGAGAAGAAAAAGACCTTCTAACAGAGTTTAGAAGTGCAAAAAATGAAGCAAAAAAAGCCTTTGGAATTGATGATATGTTTATTGAAAAATATTTGGAAAAGCCTAAGCATATAGAGGTGCAAGTATTAGGAGATAGATATGGAAATATTGTACATTTATATGAAAGAGATTGCTCTATTCAAAGAAGACATCAAAAGGTTATAGAGTTTACACCAGCTTTATCTATTACAGAAGAACAAAGAAGAGAAATATGTGCCGATGCATTAAAAATTGCAAGAGCAGTAGACTATAGAAGTGCTGGAACTGTAGAGTTTTTAGTAGATATAAAAGGAAACCATTATTTTATAGAAATGAATCCTAGAATTCAAGTAGAACATACGGTAACAGAAATGGTAACAGGAATTGATATTGTACAAAGTCAAATTTTAATTGCACAAGGATATAAATTAGATTCTAAAGAAATTGGAATTAAAAGCCAAGAGGATATACACCCAAGAGGATATTCTATTCAATGTAGAATTACAACAGAAGATCCACTCAACCAGTTTGCACCAGATACAGGAAGAATTGATACTTATAGAACTGGTTCTGGTTTTGGAATTCGATTAGATGGAGGAAGTGGATTTACAGGTTCTATCATTAGTCCTTATTATGATAGTCTTTTGGTAAAGGCTACTTCATGGTCTAGAACTTTTGAAGATGCTATTCGAAAAGTAAATAGAGCCATTCGAGAAGTAAAGATCAGAGGAGTAAAAACAAATATTCCATTTTTAGTAAATGTATTGAATCATGAAGAATTTAAAAAAGGGACTTGTCATACAGGATTTATAGGAGAAAATCCAGAACTATTTGATATTATACCAAAAGCAGATAAAGAACTTAGAGTATTAAATTTTATAGGTGAAAAAGTAGTAAATGAAACAAAAGGAAATAAAAAAGAATTTGATGTTCCTGTAGTACCAAAACTTGAAATACCAAATTCTTTAGAAGGAAGTAAGCAAATTCTAGAAAAAGAAGGAGCCTTAGGTCTTGTAAGATGGATTAAAAATCAAGACAAACTTTTACTTACAGATACAACTATGAGAGATGCTCATCAATCTTTGATGGCTACAAGAATTAGAACAAAGGATATGGAAAGAATTGCAAAAGCAACTTCAGTCCTTGGAAAAGATCTTTTTTCTCTCGAAATGTGGGGAGGAGCTACTTTTGATGTAGCTTATCGTTTCTTGAAAGAATCTCCATGGAAAAGACTAGAAAGTTTAAGGGAGAAAGTACCTAATATTTTATTCCAAATGCTTATTCGAGGAGCCAATGGAGTAGGCTATAAAAATTATCCAGATAATGTGATTCGAGAGTTTATTAAAGAATCTGCTCAAAGTGGTATTGATGTATTTAGAATATTTGATTCTCTAAACTGGTTAAAGGGAATGGAAGTAGCAATAGATGAAGTATTAAAAAGCGGAAAAATTGCAGAAGCATGTATGTGTTATACAGGAGATATTTTAGATGATAAGAGAGATAAATATACATTAAAATATTATATAGATCTTGCAAAGGAAATTGAAAAAACAGGAGCTCATATACTAGCTATTAAAGATATGGCAGCTTTATTAAAACCTCATTCTGCTTTTAAATTAATCAAAGCATTAAAAGAGGAAATTAGTATTCCAATTCATCTGCATACTCATGATACAAGTGGGAATGGAGTAGCAACTGTTTTAATGGCTGCTGAAGCTGGAGTAGATATTGTAGATACAGCATTTAATAGTATGTCTGGACTTACGAGCCAACCAGCACTTAACTCAGTAGTAGCGGCACTAGAAAATACATCTAGAGATACAAAAATTTCTCTAGATCATATTCAAAAAATTTCAGATTATTGGAGAGATGTTAGACCTGTTTATGAAAAATTTGAATCAGGATTAAAATCTGGTACAGCAGAAATTTATAAATACGAAATTCCTGGAGGACAATATTCAAACTTAAAACCTCAAGTAGAAAGCTTTGGACTAGGACATAGATTCAATGAAATAAAAGAAATGTATAAAAAGGTAAATGAAATGTTAGGAGATATTATCAAAGTAACTCCTTCTTCAAAAGTAGTAGGAGATATGGCCATATTTATGGTTAAAAATGATTTAACTCCAGAAAATATATATGAAAAAGCAGTAGATATGGCTTTTCCAGACTCTGTAGTATCTTATTTTAAAGGAATGATTGGCCAACCAATGGGAGGATTCCCAGAAAAACTTCAAAAGTTAGTATTAAGAGGAGAAGAGCCTGTTACATGTAGACCTGGAGAATTATTGGAACCTGAAGATTTTGATAAGATAGAGAAGGTGTTAGAAGAAAAATTTGATATACATCCTACGAAAAAAGATGTTTTAAGTTATGCACTATATCCTAAAGTGTATGAAGAATATATGGAATATGTGAAAGAATATGGAGATTTTAGTCAAATGGGAAGTGATATTTATTTCCATGGACTTAGCGAAGGAGAAACTTGTGAAGTAGAAATCGAAGAAGGAAAAGTTTTAGTTATTAAACTTCTAGAAATTGGAAGATTAGATGAAGAAGGAAATAGAACAGTATTATATGAAGTAAATGATAGTAGAAGAGCTGTAAAAATTCAAGATAAAGACAATGGAGCTGTGAAGAAAGAATTAAATTATGTACAAAAGGCAGATCCCTCTGATCCATTAGAAATAGGAGCAAGTATTCCTGGAAATATTATTAAGATTTTAGTGAAAGAAGGAGAAGAAGTAAAAGAAAATCAAATTGTAGCTGTAGTAGAAGCTATGAAGATGGAGACAAACATTACAACATCTACAAGTGGAAGCATAGAATCTATTCCTGTAAAAGAAGGACAACAAGTGAATGTAGGAGATTTAGTGATAAAATTAAGTAAATAA
- a CDS encoding phage holin family protein — protein sequence MSERNDQRNDISIGSMITRVLVSMLILAIVAFFTPFFSIKGFMPLFIAAIFIGVIDYLIEKMTGFDATPFGRGIIGFVVSAVIIYITGMVVSGVRVSMLGAVLAALAIGIINMIIPGKRVL from the coding sequence TTGTCAGAAAGAAATGATCAAAGAAATGATATTAGCATAGGAAGTATGATTACAAGGGTATTGGTTTCAATGCTCATATTAGCTATTGTAGCTTTTTTTACTCCATTTTTTTCTATAAAAGGATTTATGCCTCTATTTATAGCAGCTATATTTATAGGGGTTATTGATTACTTAATAGAAAAGATGACAGGATTTGATGCAACACCTTTTGGAAGGGGGATCATAGGATTTGTTGTATCAGCAGTGATTATTTATATTACTGGAATGGTTGTAAGTGGAGTAAGAGTAAGCATGTTAGGAGCAGTTTTGGCAGCTTTGGCAATAGGGATTATCAATATGATTATACCTGGAAAACGTGTACTGTAA
- a CDS encoding DUF3298 and DUF4163 domain-containing protein: MNKKIFYKGIGMVVLGSILLFSTACTSSVKAQEVKNEQMHKIEIAQEDYKIDEKYIKGTLKIPVVKNIVNEEAQDRMNTLFKNELMEFADMQMNFARNSQDEKESSTIIGSEYELTYQTDNMISIIIKEEVNQGKEDGYVLKYPYTIDLNTGKQIEMYRLFDEKEDYEKVIKDYIYNKYKDQYYITKDAIMDSSYYLKGKNIGICFEPYSIGSSENEKCIFEIPFDAFKKGVNTNISLKAQAVKVSTKNMKEDNEYIVSNINMPIISGLKNEKIQQKINKMFEKDILDFKNMMIQSAKEGYEDAKKYEYEMHPYSADVFFTEKKNEENILSVYVVYYSYTGGAHGGHDDITYNIDLRTGDVMNLKDLFKDGYDYKKIISEKVRKQMDQINQEEKERLIKEGEDPQNIYTRYEGFHEIRDDQSYYLKDGRVGIYFGLYEIGSYAEGIPTFEIPISELKEGINEKYLKDFE, encoded by the coding sequence ATGAATAAAAAAATATTTTACAAAGGAATTGGAATGGTAGTATTAGGTAGTATATTATTATTTTCAACAGCTTGTACATCTTCTGTAAAAGCGCAAGAAGTAAAGAATGAACAAATGCATAAAATAGAGATTGCCCAAGAAGATTATAAAATAGACGAAAAATATATAAAAGGTACTTTGAAAATTCCAGTTGTGAAAAATATTGTAAATGAAGAAGCACAGGATAGAATGAATACTTTATTCAAGAATGAACTAATGGAGTTTGCAGATATGCAAATGAATTTTGCAAGAAATTCCCAAGATGAAAAGGAGTCATCAACTATTATAGGAAGTGAATATGAACTAACCTATCAAACAGACAATATGATAAGTATCATTATTAAAGAAGAAGTGAACCAAGGAAAGGAAGATGGATATGTTTTAAAATATCCATATACAATAGATTTAAATACTGGAAAACAAATTGAAATGTATAGATTATTTGATGAAAAAGAAGATTATGAAAAAGTTATCAAAGATTATATTTATAATAAATATAAGGATCAATATTATATTACCAAAGATGCGATAATGGATAGCTCCTATTATTTAAAGGGAAAAAATATAGGAATATGTTTTGAACCTTATTCAATTGGGTCATCAGAAAATGAAAAATGTATATTTGAAATTCCATTTGACGCTTTTAAAAAAGGAGTAAATACAAATATTTCTCTTAAGGCTCAAGCTGTAAAAGTAAGTACAAAGAATATGAAAGAAGATAATGAATATATCGTGTCAAATATAAATATGCCAATTATTTCAGGTTTAAAGAATGAAAAAATACAACAAAAAATTAATAAAATGTTTGAGAAAGATATACTGGATTTTAAAAATATGATGATTCAATCTGCAAAAGAAGGTTATGAAGATGCAAAAAAATATGAATATGAAATGCATCCATATTCTGCAGATGTTTTCTTTACAGAAAAGAAAAATGAAGAAAATATATTAAGTGTTTATGTGGTTTATTATAGTTATACAGGAGGAGCCCATGGAGGACATGATGATATTACCTATAATATAGACCTAAGAACAGGAGATGTAATGAATCTCAAAGATTTATTTAAAGATGGATATGATTATAAAAAGATCATTAGTGAAAAGGTCAGAAAACAAATGGATCAAATCAATCAAGAAGAAAAAGAAAGACTAATTAAAGAAGGAGAAGACCCTCAAAATATATATACTCGCTATGAAGGCTTTCATGAAATTAGGGACGATCAATCTTATTATTTAAAAGATGGAAGAGTTGGAATTTATTTTGGACTTTATGAGATTGGTTCTTATGCAGAAGGAATCCCTACTTTTGAAATTCCCATTTCTGAATTAAAAGAAGGAATCAATGAAAAATATTTAAAAGATTTTGAATAA
- the spoVAC gene encoding stage V sporulation protein AC: MSSKKNKKLTPIQQEYQAFAKEREPKRKVGRNVVRAFFIGGIICTIGQGLQMIFIKYFDFTQTTAGNPATAILIITTVLLTGLGVYDKIAQFAGAGTIIPVTGFANTVASAAIEHRSEGYVLGVGGNMFKIAGPVIVYGVFSAFVVALIKITIQWLGGM, translated from the coding sequence ATGTCAAGTAAAAAAAATAAGAAACTTACGCCTATTCAACAAGAATATCAAGCATTTGCTAAAGAAAGAGAACCAAAAAGAAAGGTAGGAAGAAATGTAGTAAGAGCTTTTTTTATTGGAGGAATTATTTGTACTATAGGGCAAGGGCTTCAAATGATTTTTATTAAATATTTTGACTTTACACAAACTACAGCAGGAAACCCTGCTACAGCTATTTTGATTATTACAACGGTACTTCTTACCGGCTTAGGTGTGTATGATAAAATCGCTCAATTTGCAGGAGCAGGTACTATTATTCCTGTTACAGGCTTTGCAAATACAGTAGCATCAGCAGCTATAGAACACCGTAGTGAAGGTTATGTATTAGGAGTAGGTGGAAATATGTTTAAAATAGCAGGTCCTGTTATTGTATATGGTGTTTTTTCTGCTTTTGTGGTAGCTCTTATTAAAATTACAATTCAGTGGTTAGGGGGGATGTAA
- the trxA gene encoding thioredoxin TrxA has product MISVDNENFQEKVLDVKTYVIVDYWHEACAPCRALMPDVEELEKKYEGKIQFVKVNTAKARRLAISQKVLGLPTIALYQNGEKIDEVTKDEAIKNNIEKMIQKYVH; this is encoded by the coding sequence ATGATATCAGTAGACAATGAGAATTTTCAAGAAAAGGTTTTAGATGTAAAAACCTATGTAATCGTTGACTATTGGCATGAAGCATGTGCACCGTGTAGAGCATTGATGCCAGATGTAGAAGAATTAGAAAAAAAATATGAAGGAAAAATTCAATTTGTAAAAGTAAATACGGCAAAGGCAAGAAGGCTTGCTATTTCTCAAAAAGTACTAGGACTTCCTACAATAGCTTTATATCAAAATGGAGAAAAAATTGATGAAGTAACAAAAGATGAAGCTATAAAAAACAATATTGAAAAAATGATTCAAAAATATGTACATTAA
- a CDS encoding DUF1657 domain-containing protein gives MTTINKLEQTLASAKGLAADLKTFSLDTDDQQAKQMFNQLSTTMENAVQTIQSRVNYVKTEEPQYNQQQ, from the coding sequence ATGACTACTATAAACAAATTAGAACAAACTCTTGCTAGTGCAAAAGGTCTTGCTGCAGATTTAAAAACTTTCTCATTAGACACAGATGATCAACAAGCAAAACAAATGTTTAATCAATTATCTACTACTATGGAAAATGCTGTGCAAACCATTCAAAGCAGAGTAAATTATGTAAAAACTGAAGAGCCTCAATATAATCAACAACAATAA
- a CDS encoding DUF1657 domain-containing protein, with the protein MTVAAKVKQTLATLKSAQSTLQTYSIQSEDQDLKNIYEKALDVTHYAIDDLEERIKKIEFEEPQYKGY; encoded by the coding sequence ATGACAGTAGCTGCAAAGGTAAAGCAAACATTAGCTACTTTAAAAAGTGCACAAAGTACTTTGCAAACATATAGTATACAAAGTGAAGATCAAGACTTGAAAAATATCTATGAGAAAGCATTAGATGTTACTCATTATGCCATAGATGATTTAGAAGAAAGAATAAAAAAAATAGAATTTGAAGAACCTCAGTATAAGGGTTATTAG